The Aneurinibacillus migulanus genome contains the following window.
TGTCCCGTATCCTTTTCCATCAATCTTATTGTAAGTTCGCTTTTCAATTTAATCATTATTAAGGTTTGTCCGAGTGTATCGTGTAAATCCCTTGCGATGCGGTGTCTTTCTTCTTCTTGTATATATCTTGCGATTTTTTCATTGGCAGCGTTTAATTCGGATTGTAGCCGTTTGGACTTTCCTCTAATGTAAATGACAATAGGAATTAACAGCTGGACCGACAGAGTAGGCAAGTAAACAGCTTTTTCAAAAGAAAAAAGCTGTTTACCGTTATATTCGTTTACGATTAAAAACATAGCTATGATTCCTGCCATACCAACCGCGATATGTGCTTTTGAGTTTGCGCGCCCTAATAAATCAGCGATGATGAAACCGTACAAAATCAGCCATTTATTGACGAATATCCCGAACAACGTTAAAATTGCACATCCGAGCAAGCTGGATGCCAACAGTCGCCAGTCACGGTACCAGAGGCTGATATAAAAAGCCGTCAAAAAAAGTGCAAATAATAGAAGATTGCCGATAATGCCAATCGGACTCGGTTCTGTAGTCATATGATAAAACAGAAAGACTACAGCGATGACATCGATGAGAAGGTAGTTTTCTATTTGATCAGACGGATATATTCTTCTAATCATGTTGTACATCCTCCAGCGACAGGAATCGAAATTTCATCGGTGAAGATTTTACTGATAGGTAGTACGTGATAAATATTTTCGAGCTAATTCCATTGGACCGATTGGGAACTTCTGTAACCATAAAAAGGCAAAGCCGAGCTGAAACACGCAAATAAGCAGCCAAATCATGACAATTGAGAGTGAATCCACCTTTTCGCCAAGCCCAAGTCCCCATCCATAGAAAATAGCCGTTCCAAGAATATTTTGTATGACATAGCAGCTGAGCGACATTTTTCCGGCCTGCTCTAACCGCGACCAAAGCCAGAAGTTTGGCTTTTTCTCTACTAATCTGGCAATTATGGACATATAGCCGAGAGACAGAATAGGAGCGAACAAATAGCGGACAGGAAAATCAAACGCACCGCCGGGAATAAAAATTAATAAGTTTAACGGCAATCCGGCGAGTAATCCGATTTTCAGCAGCTTTGCACGAAGCTTTCTGCCGTTTTCATCCGGTGAGAATGCGCCGGAACGCATAAGCGTGACGCCAAGTAAAAAGAGAAAAATATTCATTGGAATGACGAGAATCACTTCAATTCTGAGTGAAAGGAAATGCAACAGTCTGTATTGAACCTGTTCCAGCCAGTTATCCTCCTTATACAGCATAACGGTATCCCGCATGTCACCCAGGGAAATATTGGCTCCTATCAGGTTTGCATATATTCCTATCACTAAAACGAATAAAAGCATTGCAGCATGAAAACCACCGACCCATTTCATCGTTCTTTTAATTGCTTCGTCTCCACGTCTGACTACAAAACAAACGATAATTGCGGTCACAGCATAGCTCATTAATATATCGTATTCCATGACGAGTGCGAAATGAATAAAACCTTCTACCAGTAATATAAACGACGTCCACAGGTAAGTTCCAGGCCAGGCCGTTCCCTTGCGCAAGGATTGCTGGTACTTTAGTTCAAGTCCGACGCCAAACATAATTGTCAACAGTCCGAGCAACTTGCCGTTTACGAGAAATAAAACGAATAGCCTGATGAAATCATTAATTGATGTCCACCATTCAGAATGGTCAAACGTAAAAATATAGGATAAGTTGCCCAGATGAGCAAATATCCAAATATTCGTTCCAAGCGTTCCTAAAACAGCAAAACCGCGCAATATATCAAGCAGTCGGATTCTTTTGCTTTTTTCCTTCACGGCCTCTCCCTCGTTTCCTTTTTGTAAGTTAATTTCATTGTAATTTCATAGAAAAGGGGAGGGTATTCACAGCCGTAAGGATTATTATATGACAACTGTCATATAAGGGAAAAACAAAAATATTTACCCAAAGAAAAGAATAGGAAGTTCGTTAATGGGAAAGCATATAGCTGTCACCTAACATTTCGTTTTATTTGTAATGATTTTCTACAGATAGTATATTATAATAGAAGGTAAAGGAGGGGCGGACAATGGACGGAAGTATTATTGATACAGTCATCGCCCGGATTAAGGAGCGGGGGGGACGCGTCACCGTACAGCGATTAGCTATTATCAATGTGTTGATGCGCCTGGATCATCCGACGGCGGAGGAGATTTACCAGTTCATGCAGGATGAGTTCCCGACCCTGTCATTCACGACAGTATACAACACCCTAAAATCGCTCAAAGAGCTTGGGGTGGTACATGAACATTATCAGGATGAGCGCTCGCGCTTCGAAATTACCGAAGAGCCGCACCATCACTTTCACTGTGTTGTATGCGATAAGCTGATTGATATAGAGCCGGGCAAAATTTCGTTGCATATGGAACCGGAAGTCGAAACCGAGTATTCTCCACTGGAGACAAAAGTTGTGCTTGAAGGTATCTGTAAGGAATGCCGGAAGCAGGAAGCGGGGCAGCCTTGAAGACGATTCTTCTTTATGGTACATTAATAGGTGGCAAATACTAAAAATGGATCGCTCCGTTTTGGGGAGGAAGAAGAATGGCTGTATTTCTCAAGATAATACTTGTAATTGTTTCAATTTTGCTTATCGGAGTCGTATTGCTCCAATCCGGCAAGAGCGCCGGTCTTTCCGGTTCGATTGCGGGCGGAGCCGAACAGATCATGGGAAAAGCAAAAGCACGAGGCGTTGATGCCTTGTTAAATAAAATAACGGTAATTCTGGCAGTGCTTTTTATGGTATTATCTATCGCTGTCGCGTATTTCTTACGCACATAAGATTCGTATATTGACAGCCTGAACATGGGTGCAAACAGCAAGTGAAATGCTTGCTGTTTTTCTTTATCTTGAAGAAGGGAAGATGCATATGATCGGTTGCTTGTTGATTCATGGATTTACCGGAAGTCCGTATGAAGTAGAGCCAGTTGCTCGCTATTTTGCGGGACGGGGATGGCGAATCGAGTCTCCTGTGCTTGCCGGACATGAAGGACATGCCCTCTCCCTCAATAAGGTAACGTGGCAGGATTGGGTGCGTTCCGCCGAAGAAGTGCTGCAAGATATGTTGCTCACCTGTGAGCGTGTATATATTGTCGGTTTTTCTATGGGTGGACTTATTGCAGCGCATTTGGCTGCCCGTTATCCGATAGACAAATTGGTACTGCTAAGCGCCAGCTTGTTCTATATTAATCCACGTCAACTGTTTAAAGACGCTGCCACGATTATCAAAAAGCATTTCACATCGGCGACCGACGCCAAAGAAGAATATCGACGCTATTTGAATAAAGCGACTTCTACTCCACCACGCGCGGTTATCCACTTTCGCCATCTGGTGAAAATCTTAAAGCAAGAATTGTCGAAAGTCACAACGCCGACGCTTATCATCCAGGGTGGCAAAGACGATCTGGTGGAACCTCGTAGTGCTGACTACATCTACCGTACAATTCGCTCGACGGAAAAACACCTACATATTCTTCCGGAATCGAAACATATTATTTGTCATGATTGCGAACAGGCGCAGTTACTTCAATTGATTGACAAATTTTTGACTTCTCCGCAACACGCCAGCAAAGGAGAGATGTCTGATGAAAGCTAAGCGACGCTCCCCGGAGACATTTTTATATTCAGGCGGCAAAGTCGGACTGCTTTTGCTTCACGGATTCACTGGAAGCACAGCCGAGATGCAGCCGATGGGCCGCTTTTTTCATAAGCTTGGGTTTACGGTATATGCGCCCTTACTTGCCGGTCACGGTACGACACCAGAGGAGATGGCTGAAACCCGCTGGCCTGACTGGTGGCAGAGCGCGCTGGACGGGTATGAACGCCTAGAAGAAGAAGGCTGCGAACGAATTGCAGTGGCTGGGCTTTCCATGGGTGGCTTATTGACCATGCGCCTTGCATATCATCGTCATCCTTTTGCGCTCATTCTACTGAATACGCCAGTGGACGTGCGTGACAAACGAATCCGCTGGGCAAGATACGTGCATCATATTCGCCCTTATATTCCCCGCGGCGGCACTAAGGAGGCGCATATCGAATCAGAGCTATTTCCTTATGAACGTAGCCCTGTTGCCTGCATTGCTAGCCTCTGGTCCCTTATTAATCTTACAAAAAAAGAAATGAACCGCGTAAAGGTGCCTACGCTCGTTGTTCAATCCACTATCGATGAGACTGTAGAGCCGGCGAGCGGTGATTATATTTATTCACATATTGGTTCAAACTATAAAGAAATGAAACGATATCATAAATCCGGTCACATCATTACGCTTGACAAAGAGCGAGAACATGTTTTCCGCGATATAGCTGATTTTCTGGAAATAATTATTGGTAAAGTATAGAAGAGTTGCATTTATTTTGAGTAAAGGAGAGGACGAACGTGGCAACAGAAGCAGATATTTTACGATTTATGCGAGAGCAGGCAAGTCGTCCTATGACAGTCAAAGAACTGGAAGAAGCATTTGAGATTGAGTCGTCCGGTGCGTTTAAGGATTTTGTTAAAACTCTTAACCAGCTTGAGGATACGGGACAGATTATCCGTACGCGCACGAATCGGTACGGTGTACCAGAGAAGATGAATCTTATCCGCGGTCGGTTGCAGGCACATGCCAAAGGCTTCGGATTCGTTATTCCGGAGGAAGAAGGAGCGCCAGATATTTATATTCATGCTAATGATATGAATGGGGCAATGAATCGGGATGTCGTATTGGCACGCCTTAATCAGAATGCGAAGGGGCCGCGCCTTGAAGGAGAAATTGTGCGCATCGTTGAGCGCGCAAATCATACGATTGTCGGCACATATCAGGATGAGAAGCATTACGGTTTTGTGATGACAGATGACAAGCGGATTACAAAGGACATCTTTATTCCGAAAGATGAATCACTGGGAGCGGTAGACGGGCATAAGGTCGTCGTCGAAATCGTACGCTATCCAGAGACAGGCCGAGGCAATCCGGAAGGAAAGATCGTCGAAATTCTCGGGCACAAGAATGATCCGGGTGTCGATATTGTATCTATCATTCGTAAATATGGCTTGCCAGAGACATTCCCTGAAGAGGTAATGAGAGAAGCCGAGGCAGTTCCGGATACTATCAGTGAAGATGAGATTCAGGGACGACGCGACCTGCGTGAGCGAGTCATGGTTACCATTGACGGAGCCGACGCTAAAGACTTGGATGATGCCGTATCTATCGAGACGCTGGAGAATGGTAATTATCGTCTTGGGGTCCACATCGCAGATGTAAGTTATTATGTCAAAGAGAACTCGGAATTAGACGTGGAGGCATTCCGTCGAGGTACTAGCGTGTATCTGGTCGACAGGGTGATTCCGATGCTGCCACACCGCTTATCGAACGGGATTTGTAGCTTGAATCCAAAAGTGGATCGGTTAACGCTGACATGCGATATGGAAATTGATCATGAAGGCCATGTTGTGAACCATGAAATCTACGAGAGTGTCATTCGCACCAATGAACGCATGACGTACTCGGAAGTATACAGAATTCTGGAGGAAGATGACGAGGAGCTAAAAGAACGGTATAGCGAGCTGGTGCCGCATTTCGAAGCAATGAAAGAGCTGGCGCTTCGTTTGCGCGAATTCCGTATGGAGCGCGGCGCGATTGATTTTGATTTTGGCGAAGCCAAAATTATGGTTGATGCACAGGGGAACCCAACAGAAGTAAGAATGCGGGATCGTACGGTTTCTGAACGAATTATCGAGGAGTTCATGCTCAAGGCAAACGAAACCGTAGCCGAGCATTTTCACTGGATGAATGTACCTTTCATCTACCGTGTGCATGAAGACCCGGACAGCGACCGGTTGCAGACTTTCCTTCAATTTGTAACGAATTTCGGTTACTTTGTACGGGGTACATCAACCAACATCCATCCTCGTACGCTACAGACGCTGCTTGAACAGGCTAAAGACACGCCGGAAGAGACGGTCATCTCCAAGGTAATGCTGCGGTCAATGAAGCAGGCGAAGTATGCTGCCGAGAATCGCGGACACTTTGGTCTGGCGGCTGAGTTCTATACACACTTCACATCACCGATTCGCCGTTATCCGGACTTGATTGTACACCGGATGATCCGCGAATCACTGAAAAAGGGCGGATTTACGCCACAGCGTATTGAAGAATGGTACGCAAAAATGCCGCAGGTGGCTGAACAGTCATCAGAGCGCGAGCGAAATGCGGTAGATGCGGAACGGGAAACTGATGATTTGAAGAAAGCCGAATACATGCTTCAGCACATGGACGAAGAATTTGATGGTATCGTCAGCAGTGTTGCTTCGTTCGGTATGTTCATCGAGCTGCCGAATACGATTGAGGGCATGGTGCATATTAGTTACCTT
Protein-coding sequences here:
- a CDS encoding alpha/beta hydrolase; protein product: MQTASEMLAVFLYLEEGKMHMIGCLLIHGFTGSPYEVEPVARYFAGRGWRIESPVLAGHEGHALSLNKVTWQDWVRSAEEVLQDMLLTCERVYIVGFSMGGLIAAHLAARYPIDKLVLLSASLFYINPRQLFKDAATIIKKHFTSATDAKEEYRRYLNKATSTPPRAVIHFRHLVKILKQELSKVTTPTLIIQGGKDDLVEPRSADYIYRTIRSTEKHLHILPESKHIICHDCEQAQLLQLIDKFLTSPQHASKGEMSDES
- a CDS encoding sensor histidine kinase is translated as MIRRIYPSDQIENYLLIDVIAVVFLFYHMTTEPSPIGIIGNLLLFALFLTAFYISLWYRDWRLLASSLLGCAILTLFGIFVNKWLILYGFIIADLLGRANSKAHIAVGMAGIIAMFLIVNEYNGKQLFSFEKAVYLPTLSVQLLIPIVIYIRGKSKRLQSELNAANEKIARYIQEEERHRIARDLHDTLGQTLIMIKLKSELTIRLMEKDTGQAKQELTDILTTSRAALKQVRELVDSMKYVSLEEEINYAKHALQTAKIELTVKELASMPPLTRIAETMVALSIREAVTNTMKHSQANHCTITTNYQAGMYTIQVTDDGVGFTQATNGNGLQSIKERMQFLQGKAEIKAVPDSGVTVILTVPIQEERKEGI
- a CDS encoding alpha/beta hydrolase; this translates as MKAKRRSPETFLYSGGKVGLLLLHGFTGSTAEMQPMGRFFHKLGFTVYAPLLAGHGTTPEEMAETRWPDWWQSALDGYERLEEEGCERIAVAGLSMGGLLTMRLAYHRHPFALILLNTPVDVRDKRIRWARYVHHIRPYIPRGGTKEAHIESELFPYERSPVACIASLWSLINLTKKEMNRVKVPTLVVQSTIDETVEPASGDYIYSHIGSNYKEMKRYHKSGHIITLDKEREHVFRDIADFLEIIIGKV
- the secG gene encoding preprotein translocase subunit SecG, which codes for MAVFLKIILVIVSILLIGVVLLQSGKSAGLSGSIAGGAEQIMGKAKARGVDALLNKITVILAVLFMVLSIAVAYFLRT
- a CDS encoding Fur family transcriptional regulator, which produces MDGSIIDTVIARIKERGGRVTVQRLAIINVLMRLDHPTAEEIYQFMQDEFPTLSFTTVYNTLKSLKELGVVHEHYQDERSRFEITEEPHHHFHCVVCDKLIDIEPGKISLHMEPEVETEYSPLETKVVLEGICKECRKQEAGQP
- the rnr gene encoding ribonuclease R — translated: MATEADILRFMREQASRPMTVKELEEAFEIESSGAFKDFVKTLNQLEDTGQIIRTRTNRYGVPEKMNLIRGRLQAHAKGFGFVIPEEEGAPDIYIHANDMNGAMNRDVVLARLNQNAKGPRLEGEIVRIVERANHTIVGTYQDEKHYGFVMTDDKRITKDIFIPKDESLGAVDGHKVVVEIVRYPETGRGNPEGKIVEILGHKNDPGVDIVSIIRKYGLPETFPEEVMREAEAVPDTISEDEIQGRRDLRERVMVTIDGADAKDLDDAVSIETLENGNYRLGVHIADVSYYVKENSELDVEAFRRGTSVYLVDRVIPMLPHRLSNGICSLNPKVDRLTLTCDMEIDHEGHVVNHEIYESVIRTNERMTYSEVYRILEEDDEELKERYSELVPHFEAMKELALRLREFRMERGAIDFDFGEAKIMVDAQGNPTEVRMRDRTVSERIIEEFMLKANETVAEHFHWMNVPFIYRVHEDPDSDRLQTFLQFVTNFGYFVRGTSTNIHPRTLQTLLEQAKDTPEETVISKVMLRSMKQAKYAAENRGHFGLAAEFYTHFTSPIRRYPDLIVHRMIRESLKKGGFTPQRIEEWYAKMPQVAEQSSERERNAVDAERETDDLKKAEYMLQHMDEEFDGIVSSVASFGMFIELPNTIEGMVHISYLTDDYYDFHENQYALIGQRTGRMFRIGDEIRVKVVNVNVDDHTIDFEVVGLKRSKAPSRSEGRKAKVIPAQKSERKQRGKGKPAKGKANPFWMEVAEKKKNKKSAAPRSVRKKKKK
- a CDS encoding DUF418 domain-containing protein; protein product: MKEKSKRIRLLDILRGFAVLGTLGTNIWIFAHLGNLSYIFTFDHSEWWTSINDFIRLFVLFLVNGKLLGLLTIMFGVGLELKYQQSLRKGTAWPGTYLWTSFILLVEGFIHFALVMEYDILMSYAVTAIIVCFVVRRGDEAIKRTMKWVGGFHAAMLLFVLVIGIYANLIGANISLGDMRDTVMLYKEDNWLEQVQYRLLHFLSLRIEVILVIPMNIFLFLLGVTLMRSGAFSPDENGRKLRAKLLKIGLLAGLPLNLLIFIPGGAFDFPVRYLFAPILSLGYMSIIARLVEKKPNFWLWSRLEQAGKMSLSCYVIQNILGTAIFYGWGLGLGEKVDSLSIVMIWLLICVFQLGFAFLWLQKFPIGPMELARKYLSRTTYQ